From Helicoverpa armigera isolate CAAS_96S chromosome 17, ASM3070526v1, whole genome shotgun sequence, one genomic window encodes:
- the LOC110384300 gene encoding uncharacterized protein LOC110384300 isoform X2 produces the protein MEEIKDNIVEMECNQPESAVPQVPIVDSAGDAPVTKENTDDSQNLFPDSPVYEPDDDIVTVSSATEDTNGISTDANDDPVTCAQPKRKLSDDPSDSSAKIQKLELTDDEFAVSTQNLDNEVSEITSAPKRKLEDLELPSTSRVRTPLRSSPRRLKRSNSAELSKPKTPKTPKSRPASVDITKSRKTPRKIQPELAKVEPKEVLVISDSSSSRPSIEFVSEIPPLKIPETIAEDNSELDDSQGFHLELSPSLESDELNDKTKTPSNSDPVLVRNRKEDINPGKVTAPRSEGYKYSNQGNFSQTGPKDYNIGKTTDQESTDSVGSLNLESPEPMPTMASKLISKLSNGNSSTPTEVLDGKMTSAEDSDSTPDMTKLNAGKNKRGKNESFRSSNNATPSTISPLANGHSLPINTPQIPVFDVHISHNEDNEFLSLYVVRTDNDLGMDMCREYQRISKRFTIDPYLGDVSVSNSPSSVTSGGMINLPNRTSFASTVSSTSTSSNRTSDGNFVVPQPPRKSIANPTTSVKGYEALMKKLQDIFSHIRETSVDEGLSDDKVSVGIQTSVSNDSTMSNGNASPEEVSKCDKATPKSSLKKTRVRGRRHIAGKTKRALLPTQPEEPEYMHGMNSPEMVPTNGENGKESPVKSPKDEKPLSSLVATPKSLSKLKAKRRPTSPRPATPVEKAVVKPEYPGYAPDTVVLAKWVDKRYYSGKVLEITEPNKYLIKFDDGQSKVLLDDFIIFGDMKTLPLEGQSVYAMVDEEQNYEPGLVLGVEENDCGTVTYKCTTDGDTLVMVTASELYLTEDQARSLKESARTRSPSAPATPRRRHNRELDLDNIIQGPRSARSRDKGSSSARKRVASPKSPKASTSGISGSKAKSTPLARKRLGSESSSVSESSNSAPPARLEEVAGVEPEVQRTPRKIDGVKAGPLQLKGAAKHTIGKKNSKLTKFENDEDTVSKLGPIPEADSKLFAGLHFLLTCTEMPRRTRTTTDKATQSHDTRHYSSEEDGETTSSVAGTDTEDLEFCDRPFNKERLKEQLEAGGGTVYSHFDDVPKNKYAVCKLIAPRPCLTAKYIQCLAADIRSVSHGWVIMSCIDNTLRDVDSFALPAGWSILKQRFINWVPQSGRRNATFFKDKIILLCGDQDTFVKFWERVCTLAGATTRVVNEDDLNMAGALALVTEWDCPHEVQNKANQDNIPLVSTTWVVQSLIEARVIVPTSHEKFSFMFAEPE, from the exons atggaaGAAATCAAGGATAACATCGTCGAAATGGAATGTAACCAACCCGAGTCAG CAGTCCCCCAAGTCCCCATAGTGGATTCAGCAGGGGATGCGCCAGTAACTAAGGAAAATACTGATGACTCACAGAATCTGTTCCCCGATAGTCCTGTTTATGAGCCCGATGATGATATTGTG aCTGTCAGCAGTGCAACTGAAGACACCAATGGTATTTCAACTGATGCAAATG ACGACCCAGTAACCTGTGCGCAGCCTAAAAGGAAACTGTCAGACGACCCTTCAGACAGTAGCGCGAAGATCCAAAAACTAGAGCTAACTGACGATGAATTCGCCGTGTCCACTCAAAACTTGGACAATGAGGTGTCGGAAATCACTAGCGCCCCCAAACGCAAGCTCGAGGACCTTGAGCTTCCCTCCACCTCCCGCGTCCGAACCCCCCTTCGTTCAAGCCCTAGGAGACTCAAGCGCAGCAACAGCGCGGAACTATCCAAACCCAAAACACCAAAGACCCCAAAATCCCGGCCAGCCAGTGTCGACATCACTAAGTCCCGGAAAACACCCCGCAAAATACAACCCGAGCTAGCCAAAGTGGAACCGAAAGAAGTCTTAGTTATCTCCGATAGTTCGAGCTCTCGTCCCAGCATAGAGTTCGTCTCAGAAATACCTCCACTGAAAATTCCAGAAACGATCGCTGAAGATAATTCGGAATTAGACGACTCCCAAGGTTTCCATCTAGAACTTTCCCCATCATTAGAATCAGATGAGCTTAacgataaaacaaaaacacccAGTAATAGCGATCCAGTGCTTGTTAGGAATAGGAAAGAAGATATTAATCCAGGCAAAGTAACTGCACCTAGAAGTGAAGGATATAAGTACTCGAATCAAGGCAACTTCTCGCAAACCGGTCCGAAAGATTACAATATAGGGAAGACTACGGACCAGGAAAGTACTGATAGCGTTGGTTCACTAAACTTGGAGAGTCCAGAACCCATGCCTACAATGGCTTCGAAATTAATTTCGAAACTTTCCAACGGAAACTCGTCCACTCCAACTGAGGTTTTAGATGGCAAGATGACAAGTGCCGAGGATAGCGACAGTACTCCTGACATGACGAAACTTAACGCCGGGAAGAACAAACGAGGGAAGAATGAGTCCTTCAGATCAAGTAACAATGCTACCCCTTCAACCATTTCTCCTTTGGCAAATGGACATTCTTTGCCAATCAATACGCCTCAAATTCCAGTGTTTGATGTGCATATCAGTCACAATGAGGACAACGAATTTCTGTCCCTCTACGTTGTTCGAACAGACAACGATCTCGGTATGGACATGTGTAGAGAATACCAGAGAATCTCCAAAAGGTTCACAATTGATCCGTACTTAGGTGATGTGTCAGTGAGTAACTCCCCTTCAAGTGTTACCAGCGGTGGAATGATAAACTTGCCGAATAGAACCTCTTTCGCGTCAACAGTCAGTTCGACATCAACATCCAGTAACCGAACCAGTGATGGCAATTTCGTAGTACCACAACCGCCGCGGAAATCTATTGCCAACCCAACAACATCTGTTAAGGGATACGAAGCCTTAATGAAGAAGCTACAAGACATATTCTCGCATATCAGGGAGACTTCGGTCGATGAAGGGTTGAGCGACGACAAAGTTTCTGTAGGCATCCAAACATCGGTTTCTAATGACAGTACTATGAGCAATGGTAATGCAAGTCCGGAAGAAGTTAGCAAATGCGATAAGGCGACCCCAAAAAGCTCTTTGAAGAAAACTCGGGTTCGGGGTCGACGGCACATAGCCGGGAAGACAAAACGAGCGTTACTACCTACCCAACCTGAGGAGCCAGAATACATGCACGGAATGAATTCTCCTGAAATGGTGCCAACTAACGGTGAAAATGGGAAAGAATCTCCCGTAAAATCTCCTAAAGATGAGAAACCTTTGTCATCTTTGGTTGCTACGCCGAAGTCTTTGAGCAAATTGAAGGCGAAACGGCGTCCGACTTCGCCTAGACCAGCTACACCGGTAGAAAAAGCTGTGGTCAAGCCTGAGTACCCAGGTTATGCCCCTGATACAGTCGTGCTAGCCAAATGGGTGGATAAACGATACTATTCCGGCAAAGTTTTGGAGATTACCGAGCCAAATAAATACCTGATCAAATTCGACGATGGTCAAAGCAAGGTTTTGTTAGatgattttattatctttgGTGATATGAAGACCTTGCCTCTAGAAGGACAGTCGGTGTATGCTATGGTCGATGAAGAACAGAACTATGAGCCTGGGTTGGTGTTGGGAGTTGAAGAAAATGATTGTGGAACTGTCACTTATAAATGTACTACTGATGG CGATACCCTGGTAATGGTGACGGCTAGCGAGCTCTACCTTACGGAAGACCAGGCGCGGTCACTGAAGGAGTCAGCTCGCACCAGATCACCGTCCGCCCCGGCAACTCCTCGTCGCAGACACAACAGGGAACTGGACCTTGATAATATTATTCAG GGTCCCCGCAGTGCCCGCAGCCGTGACAAAGGCAGCTCAAGTGCGCGGAAACGTGTCGCCTCGCCCAAGAGTCCTAAAGCATCCACATCGGGCATCTCAG GGTCCAAAGCCAAGAGCACCCCTCTGGCCCGCAAGCGGCTGGGCAGCGAGAGCAGCTCGGTGAGCGAGAGCAGCAActccgcgccgcccgcgcgcctcGAGGAGGTGGCCGGCGTCGAGCCCGAGGTGCAGCGGACGCCTAGGAAGATCGACGGCGTTAAAG CGGGCCCCCTCCAATTAAAAGGCGCCGCCAAACACACAATAGGCAAGAAGAACTCCAAACTGACTAAGTTCGAGAACGACGAAGATACGGTGTCTAAGCTCGGGCCGATACCCGAGGCGGATAGCAAACTGTTCGCCGGACTGCACTTCTTGCTCACTTGCACCGAAATGCCGAGGCGGACCAGGACTACCACTGATAAG GCAACTCAAAGCCACGACACTCGCCACTACTCCTCGGAAGAGGATGGAGAGACCACCTCGTCGGTAGCTGGTACTGACACTGAAGACCTGGAGTTCTGTGACCGACCCTTCAACAAGGAGCGCTTGAAGGAACAGCTCGAAGCTGGTGGAGGAACTGTTTATAG CCACTTCGACGACGTACCAAAAAACAAATACGCAGTCTGCAAACTAATCGCTCCTCGTCCCTGCCTAACTGCCAAGTACATACAATGCTTGGCCGCCGACATACGTTCCGTTTCACACGGCTGGGTCATCATGAGCTGCATAGACAACACTCTGCGTGATGTAGACTCCTTCGCTCTGCCTGCGGGCTGGAGTATTCTGAAACAGAGATTTATTAACTGG GTCCCGCAATCAGGCAGACGGAACGCAACCTTCTTCAAAGACAAGATCATCCTCCTCTGCGGCGATCAGGACACGTTCGTCAAATTCTGGGAACGTGTGTGCACCCTCGCCGGCGCCACCACGCGCGTCGTCAACGAGGACGACCTCAACATGGCCGGGGCTCTAGCACTCGTCACCGAGTGGGACTGTCCACATGAAGTACAAAATAAAGCTAACCAGGACAATATCCCTCTTGTGTCCACTACCTGggtggtacagtccctgattgAGGCCCGCGTCATCGTCCCCACCAGCCACGAAAAGTTCTCATTTATGTTCGCGGAGCCAGAATGA
- the LOC110384300 gene encoding mediator of DNA damage checkpoint protein 1 isoform X1 gives MEEIKDNIVEMECNQPESEAVPQVPIVDSAGDAPVTKENTDDSQNLFPDSPVYEPDDDIVTVSSATEDTNGISTDANDDPVTCAQPKRKLSDDPSDSSAKIQKLELTDDEFAVSTQNLDNEVSEITSAPKRKLEDLELPSTSRVRTPLRSSPRRLKRSNSAELSKPKTPKTPKSRPASVDITKSRKTPRKIQPELAKVEPKEVLVISDSSSSRPSIEFVSEIPPLKIPETIAEDNSELDDSQGFHLELSPSLESDELNDKTKTPSNSDPVLVRNRKEDINPGKVTAPRSEGYKYSNQGNFSQTGPKDYNIGKTTDQESTDSVGSLNLESPEPMPTMASKLISKLSNGNSSTPTEVLDGKMTSAEDSDSTPDMTKLNAGKNKRGKNESFRSSNNATPSTISPLANGHSLPINTPQIPVFDVHISHNEDNEFLSLYVVRTDNDLGMDMCREYQRISKRFTIDPYLGDVSVSNSPSSVTSGGMINLPNRTSFASTVSSTSTSSNRTSDGNFVVPQPPRKSIANPTTSVKGYEALMKKLQDIFSHIRETSVDEGLSDDKVSVGIQTSVSNDSTMSNGNASPEEVSKCDKATPKSSLKKTRVRGRRHIAGKTKRALLPTQPEEPEYMHGMNSPEMVPTNGENGKESPVKSPKDEKPLSSLVATPKSLSKLKAKRRPTSPRPATPVEKAVVKPEYPGYAPDTVVLAKWVDKRYYSGKVLEITEPNKYLIKFDDGQSKVLLDDFIIFGDMKTLPLEGQSVYAMVDEEQNYEPGLVLGVEENDCGTVTYKCTTDGDTLVMVTASELYLTEDQARSLKESARTRSPSAPATPRRRHNRELDLDNIIQGPRSARSRDKGSSSARKRVASPKSPKASTSGISGSKAKSTPLARKRLGSESSSVSESSNSAPPARLEEVAGVEPEVQRTPRKIDGVKAGPLQLKGAAKHTIGKKNSKLTKFENDEDTVSKLGPIPEADSKLFAGLHFLLTCTEMPRRTRTTTDKATQSHDTRHYSSEEDGETTSSVAGTDTEDLEFCDRPFNKERLKEQLEAGGGTVYSHFDDVPKNKYAVCKLIAPRPCLTAKYIQCLAADIRSVSHGWVIMSCIDNTLRDVDSFALPAGWSILKQRFINWVPQSGRRNATFFKDKIILLCGDQDTFVKFWERVCTLAGATTRVVNEDDLNMAGALALVTEWDCPHEVQNKANQDNIPLVSTTWVVQSLIEARVIVPTSHEKFSFMFAEPE, from the exons atggaaGAAATCAAGGATAACATCGTCGAAATGGAATGTAACCAACCCGAGTCAG AAGCAGTCCCCCAAGTCCCCATAGTGGATTCAGCAGGGGATGCGCCAGTAACTAAGGAAAATACTGATGACTCACAGAATCTGTTCCCCGATAGTCCTGTTTATGAGCCCGATGATGATATTGTG aCTGTCAGCAGTGCAACTGAAGACACCAATGGTATTTCAACTGATGCAAATG ACGACCCAGTAACCTGTGCGCAGCCTAAAAGGAAACTGTCAGACGACCCTTCAGACAGTAGCGCGAAGATCCAAAAACTAGAGCTAACTGACGATGAATTCGCCGTGTCCACTCAAAACTTGGACAATGAGGTGTCGGAAATCACTAGCGCCCCCAAACGCAAGCTCGAGGACCTTGAGCTTCCCTCCACCTCCCGCGTCCGAACCCCCCTTCGTTCAAGCCCTAGGAGACTCAAGCGCAGCAACAGCGCGGAACTATCCAAACCCAAAACACCAAAGACCCCAAAATCCCGGCCAGCCAGTGTCGACATCACTAAGTCCCGGAAAACACCCCGCAAAATACAACCCGAGCTAGCCAAAGTGGAACCGAAAGAAGTCTTAGTTATCTCCGATAGTTCGAGCTCTCGTCCCAGCATAGAGTTCGTCTCAGAAATACCTCCACTGAAAATTCCAGAAACGATCGCTGAAGATAATTCGGAATTAGACGACTCCCAAGGTTTCCATCTAGAACTTTCCCCATCATTAGAATCAGATGAGCTTAacgataaaacaaaaacacccAGTAATAGCGATCCAGTGCTTGTTAGGAATAGGAAAGAAGATATTAATCCAGGCAAAGTAACTGCACCTAGAAGTGAAGGATATAAGTACTCGAATCAAGGCAACTTCTCGCAAACCGGTCCGAAAGATTACAATATAGGGAAGACTACGGACCAGGAAAGTACTGATAGCGTTGGTTCACTAAACTTGGAGAGTCCAGAACCCATGCCTACAATGGCTTCGAAATTAATTTCGAAACTTTCCAACGGAAACTCGTCCACTCCAACTGAGGTTTTAGATGGCAAGATGACAAGTGCCGAGGATAGCGACAGTACTCCTGACATGACGAAACTTAACGCCGGGAAGAACAAACGAGGGAAGAATGAGTCCTTCAGATCAAGTAACAATGCTACCCCTTCAACCATTTCTCCTTTGGCAAATGGACATTCTTTGCCAATCAATACGCCTCAAATTCCAGTGTTTGATGTGCATATCAGTCACAATGAGGACAACGAATTTCTGTCCCTCTACGTTGTTCGAACAGACAACGATCTCGGTATGGACATGTGTAGAGAATACCAGAGAATCTCCAAAAGGTTCACAATTGATCCGTACTTAGGTGATGTGTCAGTGAGTAACTCCCCTTCAAGTGTTACCAGCGGTGGAATGATAAACTTGCCGAATAGAACCTCTTTCGCGTCAACAGTCAGTTCGACATCAACATCCAGTAACCGAACCAGTGATGGCAATTTCGTAGTACCACAACCGCCGCGGAAATCTATTGCCAACCCAACAACATCTGTTAAGGGATACGAAGCCTTAATGAAGAAGCTACAAGACATATTCTCGCATATCAGGGAGACTTCGGTCGATGAAGGGTTGAGCGACGACAAAGTTTCTGTAGGCATCCAAACATCGGTTTCTAATGACAGTACTATGAGCAATGGTAATGCAAGTCCGGAAGAAGTTAGCAAATGCGATAAGGCGACCCCAAAAAGCTCTTTGAAGAAAACTCGGGTTCGGGGTCGACGGCACATAGCCGGGAAGACAAAACGAGCGTTACTACCTACCCAACCTGAGGAGCCAGAATACATGCACGGAATGAATTCTCCTGAAATGGTGCCAACTAACGGTGAAAATGGGAAAGAATCTCCCGTAAAATCTCCTAAAGATGAGAAACCTTTGTCATCTTTGGTTGCTACGCCGAAGTCTTTGAGCAAATTGAAGGCGAAACGGCGTCCGACTTCGCCTAGACCAGCTACACCGGTAGAAAAAGCTGTGGTCAAGCCTGAGTACCCAGGTTATGCCCCTGATACAGTCGTGCTAGCCAAATGGGTGGATAAACGATACTATTCCGGCAAAGTTTTGGAGATTACCGAGCCAAATAAATACCTGATCAAATTCGACGATGGTCAAAGCAAGGTTTTGTTAGatgattttattatctttgGTGATATGAAGACCTTGCCTCTAGAAGGACAGTCGGTGTATGCTATGGTCGATGAAGAACAGAACTATGAGCCTGGGTTGGTGTTGGGAGTTGAAGAAAATGATTGTGGAACTGTCACTTATAAATGTACTACTGATGG CGATACCCTGGTAATGGTGACGGCTAGCGAGCTCTACCTTACGGAAGACCAGGCGCGGTCACTGAAGGAGTCAGCTCGCACCAGATCACCGTCCGCCCCGGCAACTCCTCGTCGCAGACACAACAGGGAACTGGACCTTGATAATATTATTCAG GGTCCCCGCAGTGCCCGCAGCCGTGACAAAGGCAGCTCAAGTGCGCGGAAACGTGTCGCCTCGCCCAAGAGTCCTAAAGCATCCACATCGGGCATCTCAG GGTCCAAAGCCAAGAGCACCCCTCTGGCCCGCAAGCGGCTGGGCAGCGAGAGCAGCTCGGTGAGCGAGAGCAGCAActccgcgccgcccgcgcgcctcGAGGAGGTGGCCGGCGTCGAGCCCGAGGTGCAGCGGACGCCTAGGAAGATCGACGGCGTTAAAG CGGGCCCCCTCCAATTAAAAGGCGCCGCCAAACACACAATAGGCAAGAAGAACTCCAAACTGACTAAGTTCGAGAACGACGAAGATACGGTGTCTAAGCTCGGGCCGATACCCGAGGCGGATAGCAAACTGTTCGCCGGACTGCACTTCTTGCTCACTTGCACCGAAATGCCGAGGCGGACCAGGACTACCACTGATAAG GCAACTCAAAGCCACGACACTCGCCACTACTCCTCGGAAGAGGATGGAGAGACCACCTCGTCGGTAGCTGGTACTGACACTGAAGACCTGGAGTTCTGTGACCGACCCTTCAACAAGGAGCGCTTGAAGGAACAGCTCGAAGCTGGTGGAGGAACTGTTTATAG CCACTTCGACGACGTACCAAAAAACAAATACGCAGTCTGCAAACTAATCGCTCCTCGTCCCTGCCTAACTGCCAAGTACATACAATGCTTGGCCGCCGACATACGTTCCGTTTCACACGGCTGGGTCATCATGAGCTGCATAGACAACACTCTGCGTGATGTAGACTCCTTCGCTCTGCCTGCGGGCTGGAGTATTCTGAAACAGAGATTTATTAACTGG GTCCCGCAATCAGGCAGACGGAACGCAACCTTCTTCAAAGACAAGATCATCCTCCTCTGCGGCGATCAGGACACGTTCGTCAAATTCTGGGAACGTGTGTGCACCCTCGCCGGCGCCACCACGCGCGTCGTCAACGAGGACGACCTCAACATGGCCGGGGCTCTAGCACTCGTCACCGAGTGGGACTGTCCACATGAAGTACAAAATAAAGCTAACCAGGACAATATCCCTCTTGTGTCCACTACCTGggtggtacagtccctgattgAGGCCCGCGTCATCGTCCCCACCAGCCACGAAAAGTTCTCATTTATGTTCGCGGAGCCAGAATGA